One region of Kineococcus rhizosphaerae genomic DNA includes:
- a CDS encoding oxygenase MpaB family protein, giving the protein MNLEDARFAGDPLADALADAVHADPGVRRELSRALREGSQTASGPVHAFVEHLERVSADADPDLLRAGARATFTTPQAVHVFDVGAGALISSYRPPRSATILTGTGRLVDDTHHRLTETARWLTAASLPGGLERGAEGWRATAHVRLGHALVRRSVPGGTGINQFDEVRTWLDFTVVAPRSAHRLGFGLTDAEYAQFLAHWRVLGELLGISPGFIAHVVDRPSALALLQRIDALTGPPNADSRALTAAGLDALANGLTDLTRIPHRVGLTLARVVARRLQGDLADALGVPPAGGWEHVVPVVAAVNRTRRELLRRSPSRWEAMVERNIAANRAFLRESA; this is encoded by the coding sequence GTGAACCTCGAGGACGCGCGGTTCGCCGGCGACCCCCTCGCCGACGCCCTGGCCGACGCCGTCCACGCCGACCCGGGCGTGCGGCGGGAACTGTCGAGGGCCCTGCGCGAGGGGTCGCAGACCGCGTCCGGTCCCGTGCACGCCTTCGTGGAGCACCTGGAACGGGTGAGCGCTGACGCCGACCCGGACCTGCTGCGCGCGGGGGCGCGGGCGACGTTCACGACTCCGCAGGCCGTGCACGTGTTCGACGTCGGCGCGGGTGCGCTCATCAGTTCCTACCGCCCGCCGCGCTCCGCGACGATCCTCACCGGCACCGGCCGCCTCGTCGACGACACGCACCACCGGCTGACCGAGACCGCGCGCTGGCTGACGGCCGCCTCCCTGCCCGGCGGGCTGGAACGCGGCGCGGAGGGCTGGCGGGCGACCGCCCACGTCCGGCTCGGGCACGCCCTCGTGCGGCGCTCGGTGCCCGGCGGCACCGGCATCAACCAGTTCGACGAGGTCCGCACCTGGCTGGACTTCACGGTCGTCGCACCCCGGTCGGCGCACCGCCTGGGGTTCGGGCTCACCGACGCCGAGTACGCGCAGTTCCTCGCCCACTGGCGGGTGCTGGGCGAACTCCTCGGGATCTCCCCCGGGTTCATCGCGCACGTCGTGGACCGCCCGTCGGCGCTGGCGCTGCTGCAGCGGATCGACGCCCTCACCGGGCCCCCGAACGCCGACTCCCGGGCGCTGACGGCCGCCGGTCTGGACGCCCTGGCGAACGGCCTGACGGACCTCACCCGGATCCCGCACCGCGTCGGGCTCACCCTGGCCCGGGTCGTCGCGCGCCGGTTGCAGGGCGACCTGGCCGACGCGCTCGGCGTCCCGCCGGCCGGGGGGTGGGAGCACGTCGTCCCGGTGGTCGCCGCCGTGAACCGCACCCGCCGTGAGCTCCTGCGCCGCAGTCCCTCCCGCTGGGAGGCGATGGTCGAGCGGAACATCGCCGCGAACCGGGCCTTCCTGCGGGAGAGCGCGTGA
- a CDS encoding RNA-binding S4 domain-containing protein produces MTRIDQWTWAVRLYKSRSVASAAVKAGHVRLNGERAKPATTVHVGDEVRVRAEGYEKVFEVVQLLEKRVGAPIAQSAYIDKSPPPPPKDEFFGAFGTRDRGAGRPTKRDRREMDDLRGRR; encoded by the coding sequence ATGACCAGGATCGACCAGTGGACGTGGGCGGTCCGGCTCTACAAGAGCCGGTCCGTCGCGTCCGCCGCGGTCAAGGCGGGGCACGTCCGGCTCAACGGCGAGCGGGCCAAACCCGCCACCACCGTGCACGTCGGGGACGAGGTGCGGGTCCGCGCGGAGGGCTACGAGAAGGTGTTCGAGGTCGTGCAGCTCCTGGAGAAGCGCGTCGGCGCACCGATCGCGCAGTCCGCGTACATCGACAAGTCGCCCCCTCCCCCTCCGAAGGACGAGTTCTTCGGCGCGTTCGGGACGCGCGACCGCGGCGCGGGGCGGCCCACCAAGCGCGACCGGCGCGAGATGGACGACCTGCGGGGGCGGCGGTGA